Proteins from one Gibbsiella quercinecans genomic window:
- the lysC gene encoding lysine-sensitive aspartokinase 3 — MTQAASQHATIVAKFGGTSVANFDAMNHSADVVLANPNVRLVVLSASAGITNLLVALAEGNETEKRSYHLDEIRRIQYAILDRLDNPQVVRDEIDRMLENIAMLSEAAALATSAALTDELVSHGELMSTLLFVEVLRQRQVQAEWFDVRKVMRTTDSFGRATPDTAALKELAQTLLQPRVEEALVITQGFIGCEPKGRTTTLGRGGSDYTAALLGEALNVSRVDIWTDVPGIYTTDPRVAPSAKRIDRIAFEEAAEMATFGAKVLHPATLLPAVRCDIPVFVGSSKDPAAGGTLVCNGTENPPLFRALALRRKQTLLTLHSLNMLHARGFLAEVFSILARHNISVDLITTSEVNVALTMDTTGSTSTGGSLLTTALLTELSSLCRVEVEENLALVALIGNNLSQACGVGKEVFGVLEPFNIRMICYGASTHNLCFLVPGDDAEQVVRTLHRNLFE; from the coding sequence ATGACTCAAGCAGCATCCCAACATGCCACCATCGTGGCCAAATTCGGCGGTACCAGCGTCGCCAACTTTGACGCTATGAACCACAGCGCGGACGTCGTCCTGGCCAACCCCAATGTGCGCCTGGTGGTGCTTTCCGCTTCCGCCGGCATTACCAACCTGCTGGTGGCGCTGGCCGAAGGCAACGAAACCGAAAAACGCAGCTATCACCTCGATGAAATTCGCCGCATTCAGTACGCCATCCTCGATCGCCTGGATAACCCCCAGGTCGTGCGCGACGAAATCGACCGCATGTTGGAAAACATCGCCATGCTGTCGGAAGCCGCCGCACTGGCCACCTCGGCGGCGCTGACCGATGAGCTGGTCAGCCACGGCGAACTGATGTCTACCCTGCTGTTTGTGGAAGTGCTGCGCCAGCGCCAGGTTCAGGCCGAGTGGTTCGACGTGCGCAAGGTGATGCGCACCACCGATAGCTTTGGCCGCGCCACGCCAGATACCGCCGCGTTGAAAGAGCTGGCGCAAACGCTGCTGCAACCGCGTGTTGAAGAAGCCCTGGTGATCACCCAGGGCTTTATCGGCTGCGAACCGAAAGGCCGCACGACCACGCTGGGCCGCGGCGGCAGCGACTACACCGCGGCGCTGCTGGGCGAAGCGCTGAATGTCAGCCGGGTGGATATCTGGACCGACGTGCCGGGCATTTACACCACCGACCCTCGCGTGGCGCCTTCAGCCAAGCGTATCGACCGCATTGCGTTCGAAGAAGCCGCGGAAATGGCGACCTTTGGCGCCAAAGTGCTGCACCCGGCCACGCTGCTGCCGGCGGTGCGCTGCGATATCCCGGTGTTCGTCGGCTCCAGTAAGGATCCTGCCGCCGGCGGTACGCTGGTGTGCAACGGCACGGAAAACCCACCGCTGTTCCGCGCGCTGGCCCTGCGCCGCAAACAAACGTTGCTGACCCTGCACAGCCTGAACATGCTGCACGCACGCGGCTTCCTGGCAGAGGTGTTCAGCATTCTGGCGCGCCATAACATTTCGGTGGATCTGATCACCACCTCTGAGGTTAACGTGGCGCTCACCATGGACACCACCGGCTCCACCTCGACCGGCGGCAGCCTGCTGACCACCGCGCTATTGACCGAGCTTTCCTCGCTGTGCCGGGTCGAAGTTGAAGAAAACCTGGCGCTGGTGGCGCTAATCGGCAACAATCTTTCGCAGGCCTGCGGCGTGGGCAAAGAAGTCTTTGGCGTACTCGAACCATTCAACATCCGCATGATTTGCTACGGCGCAAGCACCCATAACCTGTGCTTCCTGGTGCCCGGCGACGATGCCGAGCAAGTGGTTCGTACCCTGCACCGCAACCTGTTCGAATAA
- a CDS encoding ABC transporter permease, translating to MKAKWIAALCLVPFIVLFGAFQVAPLIWIAINSFFSESSGWGLGNYIDVLTSPFYLQAFQFSLEISVWSSVYGLLIALIGSYSLRQLGPTRLHDFVMSFTNMTSNFAGVPLAFAFVILLGLNGCLTLLLRKYGLMESFNLYSKSGLIVLYTYFQIPLGVLLLYPAFDALRSDWRESAALLGASPWRFWRYIGLPVLAPALMGTFVILLANALGAYATVYALTTGNFNVIPIRISGLVAGDISLDPNLASALAMLLVVMMALITLIHQWLLRRSYTRAR from the coding sequence ATGAAAGCTAAATGGATTGCTGCGCTGTGCCTGGTGCCGTTTATCGTGTTGTTTGGCGCGTTTCAGGTTGCGCCGCTGATCTGGATCGCCATCAACAGTTTTTTCAGCGAAAGCAGCGGCTGGGGGTTAGGCAACTATATCGACGTGCTGACCTCGCCGTTTTATCTGCAAGCCTTCCAGTTCTCGCTGGAAATCTCCGTGTGGTCGAGCGTCTATGGCCTGTTGATCGCCTTGATCGGTAGCTATTCCCTACGCCAGTTAGGCCCAACCCGGCTGCATGATTTCGTGATGTCGTTTACCAACATGACCAGTAACTTTGCCGGCGTGCCGTTAGCGTTCGCTTTCGTGATTCTGCTGGGGTTGAACGGCTGCCTGACGCTGCTGCTGCGTAAATACGGCCTGATGGAAAGCTTCAATCTGTATTCGAAAAGCGGGCTGATCGTGCTGTACACCTATTTTCAGATCCCGCTGGGGGTTTTGCTGTTGTACCCGGCGTTTGATGCGTTGCGCAGCGACTGGCGCGAATCGGCCGCGCTGCTCGGCGCCAGCCCGTGGCGTTTTTGGCGCTATATCGGCCTGCCGGTGTTGGCGCCGGCGTTGATGGGCACCTTCGTGATTCTGCTGGCCAATGCGCTCGGCGCTTATGCCACGGTATATGCCCTGACCACCGGTAACTTCAACGTGATCCCTATCCGTATTTCGGGCTTGGTGGCGGGGGATATTTCGCTCGATCCTAACCTGGCCAGCGCGTTGGCGATGTTGCTGGTGGTGATGATGGCGTTGATCACCCTGATTCACCAATGGCTGTTACGCAGGAGCTATACCCGTGCACGTTAG
- a CDS encoding ABC transporter substrate-binding protein gives MKRRLYASVLTSAMLLASQMSWAADADLAALEQAAKQEGAVNSVGMPDSWANWKDTWKDLQEKYGLQHRDTDMSSAQEIAKFDAEKNNATADIGDVGAAFGPIALQKGVTQPYKPTTWDQIPDWAKDKDGHWALAYTGTIAFIINKQQVKDVPHSWADLLKGTYHVTIGDVSTASQAASGVLAATYAMGGDEKNLKPGLEFFGKLAKAGRLSLTNPVIASLEKGEVQVGVVWDFNGLNYRDQIDPARFEVLIPSDGTITSGYTTIINKYAKHPNAAKLAREYIFSDAGQINLARGYARPIRAEHLTLPDDVKAKLLPAEQYKNAHPIADPAAWEKSAKLLPRLWQENVIMFMQQ, from the coding sequence ATGAAACGACGTTTGTACGCCTCCGTTTTAACCAGTGCCATGCTATTGGCCAGCCAGATGAGCTGGGCCGCTGATGCCGATTTGGCCGCGCTTGAACAGGCCGCCAAACAGGAAGGCGCTGTTAACAGCGTCGGCATGCCGGACAGCTGGGCCAACTGGAAAGATACCTGGAAAGATTTACAGGAAAAGTACGGCTTGCAGCATCGGGACACCGACATGAGCTCGGCTCAGGAGATTGCCAAGTTTGACGCCGAGAAAAACAACGCCACGGCCGATATTGGCGACGTCGGGGCGGCATTCGGCCCGATTGCGTTACAAAAAGGCGTTACCCAACCGTATAAGCCCACCACTTGGGATCAGATCCCTGACTGGGCGAAGGATAAAGACGGCCACTGGGCGCTGGCTTACACCGGCACCATCGCTTTCATCATTAACAAACAGCAGGTTAAGGATGTCCCACACAGCTGGGCCGATCTGCTGAAAGGCACTTACCATGTGACCATCGGCGACGTGAGCACCGCTTCACAGGCGGCGAGCGGCGTACTGGCGGCCACCTATGCGATGGGCGGTGACGAAAAGAACCTGAAGCCAGGGCTGGAGTTCTTCGGCAAGCTGGCGAAGGCCGGCCGTCTGAGCCTGACCAACCCGGTTATCGCTTCATTGGAAAAGGGCGAAGTACAGGTTGGCGTAGTGTGGGATTTCAACGGCCTGAACTACCGCGACCAGATCGATCCGGCCCGCTTTGAAGTGCTGATCCCCTCCGACGGCACCATCACCTCCGGCTATACCACCATCATCAACAAATACGCCAAGCACCCAAACGCCGCCAAGCTGGCGCGTGAATATATCTTCTCGGATGCAGGCCAAATCAACCTGGCGCGGGGCTACGCCCGCCCGATCCGTGCGGAACACCTCACCTTGCCGGATGACGTAAAAGCCAAACTGCTGCCGGCGGAACAATACAAAAACGCGCACCCTATCGCCGATCCGGCCGCCTGGGAAAAAAGCGCCAAACTGCTGCCGCGCCTGTGGCAGGAAAACGTCATTATGTTTATGCAACAGTGA
- a CDS encoding ABC transporter permease, giving the protein MPRFEFFYHRVVTGVLLLILLLPLAATLVYALATQWGATILPDGFTLKWMTALWADPRFLQALWHSLLICFGSLVLAVVVILPLMFVIAYYFPKLDAVMNILILLPFAVPPVVSSVGLMQLFAADPLPLLGTPWILIGCYFTIALPFIYRAISNNMQAINLRDLMDAAHLLGASTWQAALLVVLPNLRKGGMIAVLLSFSFLIGEFVFANLLVGSQYETLQVYLYNMRNGSGHFTSALVISYFAVVLVVTWLANLLNKTKG; this is encoded by the coding sequence ATGCCGCGTTTTGAATTTTTTTATCACCGGGTGGTGACCGGCGTATTGCTGTTGATCCTGCTGTTGCCGCTGGCGGCGACGCTGGTGTATGCGCTGGCCACACAGTGGGGGGCCACCATTTTGCCGGACGGCTTCACGCTGAAATGGATGACGGCGCTGTGGGCCGATCCACGCTTCCTGCAGGCGCTGTGGCACTCGCTGCTGATTTGCTTTGGCTCGCTAGTGCTGGCCGTGGTGGTGATTCTGCCGCTGATGTTTGTTATTGCTTACTACTTCCCGAAGCTGGATGCGGTGATGAATATCCTGATCCTGCTGCCTTTCGCCGTGCCGCCGGTGGTGTCGTCGGTCGGGTTGATGCAACTGTTTGCCGCGGATCCGCTGCCGCTACTCGGCACGCCGTGGATCCTGATCGGCTGTTACTTCACCATCGCGTTGCCGTTTATCTACCGCGCCATCAGCAACAACATGCAGGCGATTAACCTGCGCGATCTGATGGATGCCGCCCACCTATTGGGCGCCAGCACCTGGCAGGCGGCGCTGTTGGTGGTGCTGCCTAATCTGCGCAAGGGCGGCATGATCGCGGTACTGCTGTCGTTCTCTTTTCTGATCGGTGAGTTTGTGTTCGCTAACCTGCTGGTGGGCAGCCAGTATGAAACGCTGCAGGTTTATCTCTACAACATGCGCAATGGCAGCGGCCATTTCACCAGCGCGCTGGTGATTTCCTATTTCGCGGTGGTGCTGGTAGTCACCTGGCTGGCAAACCTACTGAACAAAACAAAGGGCTAA
- a CDS encoding alkaline phosphatase family protein translates to MKTILVLLDGLNYSVAHDAMGYLQAECAAGRGRLYKMESELPSLSRPLYECILTGVTPVLSGVVHNNVSRLSHQQSVFHYARAAGLCTAAAAYHWVSELYNRTPFNAARDRHTDEPALPIQHGHFYYDDRYPDSHLFDDAESLRCRHQPDFLLIHPMNIDDAGHRCGLSSPQYRNAARNADGVLSRYLPGWLEAGYQVLVTADHGMNDDRSHGGVLPEEREVPLFVFGSAFSQQEASPLQTELCGTLCELLAVAHDKPSCRALLA, encoded by the coding sequence ATGAAAACGATCCTCGTACTGCTGGACGGCCTGAATTATTCAGTGGCGCATGACGCCATGGGCTATTTACAGGCCGAATGTGCGGCAGGGCGTGGGCGGTTATACAAAATGGAGAGTGAGTTGCCCTCGCTCTCCCGGCCATTGTATGAGTGCATTCTCACCGGCGTTACACCGGTGCTGAGCGGCGTGGTGCATAACAATGTTTCGCGTCTGTCGCATCAGCAGAGTGTGTTCCACTATGCGCGTGCCGCCGGTTTGTGTACGGCGGCCGCGGCTTATCACTGGGTCAGTGAACTGTATAACCGCACCCCGTTCAATGCCGCGCGCGATCGCCACACTGACGAACCGGCGCTGCCGATTCAACATGGTCATTTTTATTACGATGACCGCTATCCGGACTCGCATCTGTTTGATGACGCGGAGAGCCTGCGTTGCCGGCACCAGCCGGATTTCCTGTTGATTCACCCGATGAACATTGATGATGCCGGGCACCGCTGTGGGCTTTCTTCCCCGCAGTACCGCAACGCGGCGCGTAATGCCGACGGCGTGCTGTCGCGTTATTTGCCGGGCTGGCTGGAGGCCGGCTACCAGGTGCTGGTGACCGCCGATCACGGCATGAATGACGATCGTAGCCACGGCGGTGTGCTGCCGGAAGAGCGCGAAGTGCCGCTGTTCGTGTTCGGCAGCGCCTTCAGCCAACAGGAAGCCAGCCCGTTGCAGACTGAACTGTGCGGCACGCTGTGCGAACTGCTGGCCGTTGCCCATGACAAACCGAGCTGCCGCGCACTGCTGGCATGA
- the pgi gene encoding glucose-6-phosphate isomerase → MKNINPSQTAAWQALQQHFEQMKDVQICDLFAQDGDRFAKFSATFNDQMLVDFSKNRITSETLEKLLALAEETDLQGAIKSMFAGEKINRTEDRAVLHVALRNRSNTPIVVDGKDVMPEVNAVLAKMKQFCERVIGGEWKGYTGKPITDVVNIGIGGSDLGPYMATEALRPYKNHLNMHFVSNVDGTHIAETLKTLNPETTLFLVASKTFTTQETMTNAHSARDWFLKTAGDQQHVAKHFAALSTNGKAVAEFGIDTANMFEFWDWVGGRYSLWSAIGLSIALSIGFDNFEQLLSGAHEMDKHFSTTPAEKNLPVLLALIGIWYNNFFGAETEAILPYDQYMHRFAAYFQQGNMESNGKYVDRNGKPVDYQTGPIIWGEPGTNGQHAFYQLIHQGTKLVPCDFIAPAISHNPLSDHHAKLLSNFFAQTEALAFGKSLQVVEEEFAAQGKKPEDVKHVAPFKVFEGNRPTNSILLREITPFSLGSLIALYEHKIFTQGAILNIFTFDQWGVELGKQLANRILPELAGADAVSSHDSSTNALINRFKAWR, encoded by the coding sequence ATGAAAAATATTAATCCTAGTCAAACCGCTGCTTGGCAAGCCCTGCAGCAACACTTTGAACAAATGAAAGACGTACAGATCTGCGATCTGTTTGCCCAGGATGGCGATCGCTTCGCCAAGTTTTCCGCTACCTTCAACGATCAGATGCTGGTGGATTTCTCCAAAAACCGCATCACGTCGGAAACCCTGGAAAAACTGCTGGCGCTGGCTGAAGAAACCGATCTGCAGGGCGCAATCAAATCCATGTTCGCCGGTGAGAAAATCAACCGCACTGAAGATCGCGCCGTGCTGCACGTTGCGTTGCGTAACCGCAGCAATACCCCGATTGTGGTCGACGGCAAAGATGTGATGCCGGAAGTTAACGCCGTGCTGGCGAAAATGAAGCAGTTCTGCGAGCGTGTGATTGGCGGTGAATGGAAAGGCTACACCGGCAAACCGATCACCGACGTGGTAAACATCGGCATCGGTGGTTCCGATCTTGGCCCTTATATGGCGACCGAAGCGCTGCGCCCCTATAAGAACCACCTGAACATGCATTTTGTTTCCAACGTTGACGGCACCCATATTGCGGAAACCCTCAAAACGTTGAATCCGGAAACCACGCTGTTCCTGGTGGCCTCCAAAACCTTCACGACGCAGGAAACCATGACCAACGCCCACAGTGCGCGTGATTGGTTCCTGAAAACCGCTGGCGATCAACAGCACGTCGCGAAACACTTCGCCGCGTTGTCCACCAACGGCAAAGCGGTGGCGGAGTTCGGTATCGACACCGCCAACATGTTCGAATTCTGGGATTGGGTGGGCGGCCGTTACTCCCTGTGGTCCGCCATCGGCCTGTCGATCGCGCTGTCCATCGGTTTTGACAACTTCGAACAACTGCTGAGCGGTGCGCATGAAATGGACAAACATTTCTCCACCACGCCGGCGGAGAAAAACCTGCCGGTGTTGCTGGCGCTGATCGGTATCTGGTACAACAATTTCTTCGGCGCCGAAACCGAAGCGATTCTGCCGTACGACCAATACATGCACCGCTTTGCCGCGTATTTCCAGCAGGGCAATATGGAATCCAACGGCAAATATGTCGATCGCAACGGCAAACCGGTGGACTACCAAACCGGCCCGATCATCTGGGGCGAACCGGGTACTAACGGCCAACACGCGTTTTATCAGTTGATCCACCAGGGCACCAAGCTGGTTCCTTGCGATTTCATCGCACCGGCGATCAGCCACAACCCACTGAGCGATCACCACGCCAAGCTGTTGTCTAACTTCTTTGCCCAGACCGAGGCGCTGGCCTTTGGTAAATCGTTGCAGGTGGTGGAAGAAGAATTCGCCGCGCAGGGCAAGAAACCGGAAGACGTGAAGCACGTGGCGCCGTTCAAGGTATTCGAAGGCAACCGCCCAACCAACTCTATCCTGCTGCGGGAAATCACCCCGTTCAGCCTGGGTAGCCTGATTGCCCTGTATGAGCATAAAATCTTCACCCAAGGGGCGATCCTCAATATCTTCACCTTCGACCAATGGGGTGTGGAACTGGGCAAACAGTTGGCGAACCGTATTCTGCCGGAACTGGCAGGCGCCGACGCCGTCAGCAGCCATGACAGTTCAACCAACGCCCTGATTAACCGCTTTAAAGCGTGGCGTTGA
- the panS gene encoding ketopantoate/pantoate/pantothenate transporter PanS — protein sequence MLAKVTRLFPLWAILLSLAAYYTPSSFSGVGPYVSPLLMLIMFAMGVTLRLDDFKRVLSRPAPVAAGIFLHYLVMPLAAWLLAMLFHMPPDLSAGMVLVGSVASGTASNVMIYLSKGDVALSVTISAVSTLVGVFATPLLTRLYVDAKISVDIMGMLLSILQIVVVPIGLGLIVHHTFTKTVKRIEPFLPALSMVCILAIISAVVAGSQSHIASVGLVVIVAVILHNGIGLLSGYWGGKLFGFDESTCRTLAIEVGMQNSGLAATLGKLYFSPLAALPGALFSVWHNLSGSLLAGYWSGRPIKKQK from the coding sequence ATGCTGGCAAAAGTAACTCGTCTGTTCCCACTGTGGGCAATCCTGCTCTCGCTCGCCGCCTATTACACACCGTCGTCGTTCAGCGGCGTCGGCCCCTACGTCAGCCCGCTGCTGATGCTGATTATGTTCGCTATGGGCGTCACGCTGCGGCTGGATGACTTCAAGCGCGTGCTCTCGCGCCCTGCGCCGGTGGCCGCCGGGATTTTTCTGCATTATCTGGTGATGCCGCTGGCTGCCTGGCTGCTGGCGATGTTGTTCCATATGCCGCCGGATTTATCCGCCGGCATGGTGCTGGTCGGCAGCGTCGCCAGTGGGACCGCATCCAACGTGATGATCTATCTTTCCAAGGGCGATGTGGCGTTGTCGGTCACCATTTCGGCCGTGTCAACGCTGGTCGGGGTATTCGCCACGCCGCTGCTGACGCGCCTGTATGTCGATGCCAAAATCAGCGTCGATATCATGGGCATGCTGCTGAGCATTTTGCAGATCGTGGTGGTGCCGATTGGTCTGGGGCTGATTGTGCACCATACCTTCACCAAAACCGTCAAGCGCATTGAGCCCTTCCTGCCGGCGCTGTCGATGGTGTGCATCCTGGCGATCATCAGCGCCGTGGTGGCCGGCAGCCAGAGCCACATTGCCTCCGTTGGCCTGGTGGTGATTGTCGCGGTGATTCTGCATAACGGCATCGGCCTGCTGAGCGGCTATTGGGGGGGCAAACTGTTCGGCTTTGATGAATCCACCTGCCGCACGCTGGCGATTGAAGTGGGTATGCAAAACTCCGGGCTGGCGGCCACGCTCGGCAAGCTCTACTTCTCGCCGCTGGCGGCCCTGCCGGGCGCATTGTTCTCGGTTTGGCACAACCTTTCCGGCTCGCTGCTGGCGGGCTACTGGTCCGGCCGGCCAATCAAGAAACAAAAATAA
- a CDS encoding ABC transporter ATP-binding protein, translating into MAYLNITRLNKHYGPTQVFHDIDFSAEEGEFVTLLGPSGCGKSTLLRCLAGLTPVDSGQILLQGVDLVPLAPQKRGIGMVFQSYALFPNMTVAGNVAFGLKMQRLASGEIQQRVEEALALVELTELAKRYPHQLSGGQCQRVALARSLVTRPRLLLLDEPLSALDARIRKHLREQIRRIQRELNLTAIFVTHDQEEALTLSDRIVLMNKGEIVQSGDAVTLYTQPANAFAAGFIGSYNLLEAEQATALTGNLYRGKVAIRPESITLLPAGQGIAARVMNHSLLGNVVRYRIQAQGVELLVDVLNRSAGDLHPDGGEIGLHLEPVTLREVA; encoded by the coding sequence ATGGCATATCTCAACATCACACGCCTGAATAAACACTATGGGCCGACCCAGGTGTTTCACGACATCGATTTCAGCGCCGAAGAGGGCGAGTTTGTTACGCTGCTTGGCCCCAGCGGCTGCGGTAAATCCACGCTGTTGCGCTGCCTGGCGGGGCTGACCCCGGTCGACAGCGGGCAGATCTTGCTGCAGGGTGTCGATCTGGTGCCGCTGGCGCCGCAAAAGCGCGGCATCGGCATGGTGTTCCAAAGCTATGCACTGTTCCCCAATATGACGGTGGCGGGCAACGTGGCGTTCGGCCTGAAAATGCAGCGGCTGGCGAGCGGCGAGATCCAGCAACGGGTGGAGGAAGCGCTGGCGCTGGTAGAGTTGACCGAGCTGGCCAAGCGCTACCCGCATCAGCTTTCCGGCGGCCAATGCCAGCGGGTGGCGCTGGCGCGCTCGCTGGTGACGCGCCCGCGTTTGCTGCTGCTCGACGAGCCGCTTTCGGCGCTGGATGCGCGCATCCGCAAACACCTGCGCGAGCAGATCCGCCGTATCCAGCGTGAGCTGAACCTTACGGCGATCTTCGTCACCCACGATCAGGAGGAAGCGCTAACACTCTCTGACCGTATCGTACTGATGAATAAAGGGGAAATTGTTCAAAGCGGCGATGCCGTCACCCTGTATACGCAGCCGGCCAACGCCTTCGCCGCTGGCTTCATCGGCAGTTACAATTTGCTCGAGGCGGAACAGGCCACTGCTTTGACCGGGAATCTGTACCGCGGTAAGGTGGCTATTCGGCCGGAATCCATCACCCTGTTGCCCGCCGGCCAGGGGATTGCCGCCCGGGTGATGAACCACAGCCTGCTCGGCAACGTGGTGCGTTACCGCATTCAGGCGCAGGGGGTGGAGCTGTTGGTGGATGTGCTCAACCGCTCGGCGGGCGATTTACACCCCGACGGCGGCGAAATTGGGCTACACTTAGAACCCGTTACATTACGGGAAGTTGCATGA
- a CDS encoding YjbF family lipoprotein gives MVILFFSFSQCAGIAQLRHLLLLFICLSLQACTSAQNSVNDTVYHVLFESSGVELTDQEIQDLSRPSVYVSINHQPQIMMVLGALENGEEKWVSQDRTLMTLRHGRLVKTLGWHDNLTSVSNLEQDPLAAPLRIIDGNRWLRQIAWTENNQTRYGLAESTFQRQEDEALTIGGQRKTYRVIEEQVAVSSLNKNWENRFWVDPQTGVVIKSEQYLGADYFPVEITLLKQRDNEKN, from the coding sequence GTGGTTATTCTTTTTTTTTCTTTTTCTCAATGTGCCGGGATTGCTCAGTTGCGCCATCTATTATTATTATTCATATGTTTATCCCTTCAGGCCTGTACCTCAGCCCAAAACAGCGTCAATGACACTGTTTATCACGTATTGTTTGAATCATCGGGCGTTGAGCTGACAGATCAAGAGATCCAGGATTTATCCAGGCCCAGCGTCTATGTCAGCATTAATCATCAGCCACAGATCATGATGGTGCTTGGGGCGCTTGAAAATGGCGAAGAAAAATGGGTGAGCCAGGACCGCACGTTAATGACGTTGCGCCATGGGCGCCTGGTGAAAACCCTGGGCTGGCATGACAATTTAACCAGCGTCTCCAACCTTGAACAAGATCCTCTGGCGGCGCCTTTGCGGATTATCGACGGTAACCGCTGGCTGCGCCAAATCGCCTGGACGGAAAACAACCAGACACGCTATGGGCTGGCCGAATCCACCTTCCAACGTCAGGAAGATGAAGCCCTGACCATCGGCGGCCAACGTAAGACCTATCGCGTGATTGAAGAACAAGTTGCGGTTAGCAGCTTGAATAAGAACTGGGAAAACCGTTTCTGGGTTGATCCGCAAACGGGTGTGGTTATCAAGTCCGAGCAATATCTGGGTGCGGACTATTTCCCGGTTGAAATTACACTATTGAAGCAGAGGGACAATGAGAAAAATTAA
- a CDS encoding Na/Pi cotransporter family protein: protein MLTLLHLLSAVALLVWGTHIVRTGIMRVYGANLRRVLSSSVEKKPLAFAAGIGVTALVQSSNATAMLVSSFVAQNLVGLTPALVIMLGADVGTALMARVLTFDLSWLSPLLIFIGVIFFLSRKQTRIGQIGRVAIGLGLIVLALELIVAAATPITQAAGVKVLFSSLTGDVMLDALTGALFAIVSYSSLAAVLLSATLTASGVISLKVALCLVIGANLGSGLLATINTSGENAAGRRVSLGSLLFKIAGCALVLPFISYLADMMSRLPGKNEDLVIYFHMFYNLIRCLVLIPLAAPMARLCGMLIADTPEDDPRLRPRHLDSSALDTPTLALANAARETLRMGDVVEHMMILHHEVLHGKLAREKEVRRLDDDVDVLYTAIKLYLAQIQKEDLGEQDSRRWAEIIEMALNLEQAGDIIERMTDDVAAKSHAARRAFSAEGLAELDALHERLVGNLRLSLSVFLSGDLTSARRLRRSKHRFRILDRRYAHAHVNRLHQQNVQSIETSSLHLGLLGDMKRLNSLFCSVAYNVLEQDEREDERDWEEKTSAL, encoded by the coding sequence GTGTTGACCCTTCTTCACCTGCTTTCTGCCGTGGCGCTGCTGGTGTGGGGCACCCACATTGTGCGCACCGGTATTATGCGGGTCTATGGCGCCAATTTGCGCCGGGTGCTAAGCAGCAGCGTTGAAAAGAAACCGTTGGCGTTCGCCGCCGGCATTGGCGTTACTGCGTTGGTACAAAGCAGCAACGCCACCGCGATGCTGGTCAGTTCCTTTGTGGCGCAAAACCTGGTAGGGCTGACGCCGGCGCTGGTGATCATGCTCGGCGCCGACGTGGGCACCGCGCTGATGGCGCGTGTGCTGACCTTCGATCTTTCCTGGCTTTCTCCGTTGCTGATTTTCATCGGCGTGATCTTTTTCCTTAGCCGCAAGCAGACCCGCATCGGGCAGATTGGCCGGGTGGCGATTGGCCTGGGGCTGATCGTCCTGGCCCTGGAACTGATTGTGGCCGCCGCTACGCCGATTACCCAGGCCGCCGGGGTGAAAGTGCTGTTCTCTTCGCTGACGGGCGACGTGATGCTGGATGCGCTGACCGGGGCGCTGTTCGCCATTGTCAGCTATTCCAGCCTGGCCGCCGTGCTGCTGTCGGCCACCCTGACCGCTTCCGGCGTGATCTCGCTGAAGGTGGCGCTGTGCCTGGTGATCGGCGCCAACCTAGGCAGCGGGCTGTTGGCAACCATCAACACCAGCGGTGAAAACGCCGCCGGGCGGCGGGTGTCGCTCGGCAGCCTGTTGTTCAAAATCGCCGGCTGTGCGCTGGTGCTGCCGTTTATTTCCTATCTGGCCGATATGATGAGCCGTTTGCCGGGTAAGAATGAAGATCTGGTGATTTACTTCCACATGTTCTACAACCTGATCCGTTGCCTGGTGCTGATCCCGTTGGCCGCCCCGATGGCGCGGTTGTGCGGCATGCTGATTGCCGATACGCCGGAGGACGATCCCCGGCTGCGGCCGCGCCATCTGGACAGCAGCGCGCTGGATACGCCGACGCTGGCGCTGGCCAACGCGGCGCGGGAAACGCTGCGTATGGGCGATGTGGTGGAGCATATGATGATCCTGCACCACGAAGTGCTGCATGGCAAACTGGCGCGGGAAAAGGAAGTGCGCCGCCTTGATGACGATGTGGACGTGTTGTACACCGCCATCAAACTGTATCTGGCGCAAATTCAGAAAGAGGATCTGGGCGAGCAGGATTCACGCCGCTGGGCGGAAATCATTGAGATGGCGCTCAACCTGGAGCAGGCCGGGGACATCATCGAGCGGATGACCGACGACGTGGCGGCCAAGTCCCATGCCGCGCGGCGCGCCTTTTCGGCCGAAGGGCTGGCAGAGCTGGATGCCCTGCATGAACGCCTGGTCGGCAACCTGCGCCTGAGCCTGTCGGTGTTTTTATCCGGCGATCTCACCAGTGCCAGGCGGCTGCGCCGTTCCAAACACCGCTTCCGTATTCTCGATCGTCGCTATGCCCACGCCCACGTTAACCGGCTGCACCAACAGAACGTGCAGAGCATCGAAACCAGTTCGCTGCATCTGGGGCTGTTGGGGGATATGAAGCGTTTGAATTCGCTGTTCTGTTCGGTGGCGTATAACGTGCTGGAGCAGGATGAGCGGGAAGATGAGCGTGACTGGGAGGAAAAAACCAGCGCGTTGTAA